From a region of the Alkalinema sp. FACHB-956 genome:
- a CDS encoding AAA family ATPase has translation MNEALLETYQKAYRALDLFPLVKSEDIEKYRIDYGREVLVRVKSEINASMKDGKVIFTGHRGCGKSTLLKRLGIEMQGQHFVVFFSISDLVEPSAVSPINILYSIGLRLLSAATTANVPVPEDIKEELLGWLTKTQKQKTETVVKSEMGFGLDKLLQLATLKLQQEKAFRDEVETVFAKRVSDLVQRLDRLAAGIQTTIKKPVLVIIDDLDKLELGMAEALYSKNVKSLFSPKFRIVYTVPIAAIQEPKVMGALNSEGVVRPYLFPIAKFFPKDQTRNPQAKPLEKPFQAFLQILQKRIPEALIEPETACKMVLMSGGVMRELVRIARECCTEAMFQLEIDPDRTEVKIDDAVLQVALRNLRLDFARQITPDLYGVLVRVYQTQKQEDAADGGFVKLLHGLMVLEYENDRLWYDVHPIVVDLLRQEGLIE, from the coding sequence ATGAACGAAGCTCTCCTGGAAACCTATCAAAAAGCCTATCGAGCCTTGGATCTTTTTCCATTGGTGAAGTCAGAGGATATTGAAAAATACCGGATCGACTATGGGCGTGAGGTGTTAGTTCGCGTAAAGAGCGAGATTAATGCGTCAATGAAGGACGGGAAGGTTATCTTTACGGGGCATCGGGGCTGCGGTAAATCAACGTTGCTCAAGCGGTTGGGCATTGAGATGCAGGGGCAGCATTTTGTTGTTTTCTTCTCGATCTCAGATTTGGTGGAACCATCAGCGGTGAGTCCGATCAATATTCTGTATTCGATCGGGTTGCGGTTATTGAGTGCGGCGACGACGGCAAATGTTCCGGTACCCGAGGATATCAAAGAGGAGTTACTGGGCTGGCTCACCAAAACTCAGAAACAGAAGACGGAAACGGTTGTAAAATCTGAAATGGGTTTTGGGCTGGATAAGTTATTGCAATTGGCAACGCTTAAGCTTCAGCAAGAGAAAGCTTTTCGGGATGAGGTGGAGACCGTTTTTGCAAAGCGGGTGTCGGATTTGGTGCAGCGGCTCGATCGCTTGGCAGCAGGGATTCAGACGACTATCAAGAAGCCTGTACTTGTCATCATTGATGATCTCGATAAGCTGGAACTAGGTATGGCGGAGGCACTGTATAGCAAGAATGTGAAGTCGCTGTTTTCGCCAAAGTTTCGGATTGTCTATACGGTGCCGATCGCCGCAATCCAGGAACCCAAGGTGATGGGGGCATTAAATTCCGAGGGGGTGGTGCGGCCTTATTTGTTTCCGATCGCGAAGTTTTTCCCGAAGGATCAAACCCGAAATCCGCAGGCAAAGCCATTGGAGAAGCCCTTTCAGGCATTTTTGCAGATCCTCCAGAAACGAATTCCGGAAGCGTTGATTGAGCCGGAAACGGCTTGCAAGATGGTGTTGATGAGTGGTGGGGTGATGCGGGAACTGGTACGGATTGCGCGGGAATGCTGCACGGAAGCGATGTTTCAACTAGAAATCGATCCCGATCGCACGGAAGTCAAGATCGATGATGCAGTGTTGCAGGTGGCATTGCGGAATCTCCGGTTAGATTTTGCTCGACAGATTACGCCGGATCTCTATGGGGTGTTGGTGCGGGTGTATCAAACTCAAAAGCAGGAGGATGCAGCGGATGGTGGATTTGTGAAGCTGCTGCATGGGCTGATGGTGCTGGAGTATGAGAACGATCGACTGTGGTATGACGTGCATCCGATCGTGGTGGATTTGCTGCGGCAGGAGGGGTTGATTGAGTGA